From the genome of Mesorhizobium japonicum MAFF 303099, one region includes:
- a CDS encoding GCG_CRPN prefix-to-repeats domain-containing protein, whose product MLTRYILPIAVAAGTLMLSSVGSQALPMAKPSAGLLPIESVGWRCGPGWHMNRWGNCVPNRRRVIIVRPGHWRYHHHHRWHHRW is encoded by the coding sequence ATGCTCACCAGATACATTCTGCCGATTGCCGTCGCTGCAGGCACATTGATGCTGTCGAGCGTCGGCTCGCAGGCCCTGCCCATGGCCAAGCCGAGCGCCGGTTTGTTGCCAATCGAAAGCGTCGGCTGGAGATGCGGGCCTGGCTGGCATATGAACCGGTGGGGAAATTGTGTGCCCAACCGTCGTCGCGTAATAATAGTCCGGCCGGGACATTGGCGGTATCATCACCACCATCGCTGGCACCACCGCTGGTGA
- a CDS encoding acyl-[ACP]--phospholipid O-acyltransferase, producing MNTHLMLSRRFAPLFWTQFLSAFNDNFLKNTLVFLILFTLAADQAASLVTLAGAVFMAPFLLLSALGGEIADRFDKALIARRLKFAEIAAAAVSVAGIALSSIPVLMTALLMFGIISALFGPIKYGILPDHLERKELPKANAWIESATFAAILGGTIAGGVVSADGIGVTVFGPIMMALAVGCWFVSRYIPPTGSAAPGLVIDKNIFRSTWRQVSELRTDTRIWRAGLMTSWFWLIGAIVLSILPTLIKDSLGGNEIAVTVYLAVFAVSIAIGSAIAAWMSQGRIVLLPAPVGTALLALFGLHLAWTIWSMQPSPKAQTLALFFAGPNTIRVAIDLAAMAIASAFLVVPTFAAVQAWSPEARRARVVAAVSIVNAGFMTVGGIVVAVIQTKVSTGGILFGLAVANAVAAWLMLKFLPTNAFRDFVSILFRAFLRLEVEGMENLKAAGKAPILALNHVSFLDGPLALTLTDEEPVFAIDYAIAQAWWMKPFMKLARALPLNPAKPMSTRTLIKIVQGGDPLVIFPEGRITVTGGLMKVYDGAAMVADKTGSMVVPIRIDGLEKSPFSRLTSQHVRRRLFPKVKVTILEPVKLQVPPELKGRKRRAAAGSALYQVMSDLVFRTQDIDKTVLEKIILTANERGMKRLAVQDPVTGSLSYGKLLTAAAVLGEKFQNLYAGQQTLGIMLPNANGSCATLLGVMSAGKVPAMINFTAGAANILSACKAAEVRTVLTSRAFVEQAKLGAVVEEIGRSVDIVWLDDLRATMGLKDKLLGLLRKSTPRAPRKPDDPAVILFTSGSEGTPKGVVLTHRNILANAAQAASRIDFHSGDKVFNVLPIFHSFGMTAGTVLPLISGVPVYFYPSPLHYRIVPELIYASNATIIFGTDTFLSGYARTAHPYDFRSIRYCFAGAEPVKAATRMTYMEKFGVRILEGYGVTEAAPVIAINTPMYNKSGSVGKIMPGMEYRLDPVPGVDEGGRLYVRGPNVMAGYLRAEKPGALEPLEDGWHDTGDVVSVDEGGFITIRGRAKRFAKIGGEMISLAAVEALAGEVWKGSLSAVASVPDARKGEKLILITEAPGATRAELLAFAKANGAMDLMVPAEVRVVPKVPVLGSGKLDFAGVTKLVRDAPVAKVEAA from the coding sequence ATGAACACGCATCTGATGTTGTCCCGGCGCTTTGCGCCTCTGTTCTGGACGCAGTTCCTGTCCGCCTTCAACGACAATTTCCTCAAGAACACGCTGGTGTTCCTGATCCTCTTCACGCTGGCCGCCGACCAGGCGGCTTCGCTGGTCACGCTCGCCGGGGCCGTCTTCATGGCGCCCTTCCTGTTGTTGTCGGCCCTTGGCGGCGAGATCGCCGATCGCTTCGACAAGGCCCTCATCGCCCGGCGGCTGAAATTCGCCGAGATCGCCGCAGCGGCCGTCTCTGTCGCCGGCATTGCGCTGTCTTCGATCCCGGTGCTGATGACGGCGCTGCTGATGTTCGGCATCATCTCGGCGCTGTTCGGACCGATCAAATACGGCATCCTGCCCGATCACCTCGAGCGCAAGGAACTGCCCAAGGCCAACGCCTGGATCGAGTCGGCCACGTTTGCCGCCATCCTAGGCGGCACCATCGCCGGCGGCGTCGTGTCGGCCGATGGCATAGGCGTCACGGTGTTCGGGCCGATCATGATGGCCCTGGCCGTCGGCTGCTGGTTCGTCAGCCGCTACATTCCGCCCACGGGTTCGGCGGCACCCGGCCTCGTCATCGACAAGAACATCTTCCGCTCGACCTGGCGCCAGGTAAGCGAATTGCGCACCGACACGCGGATATGGCGCGCCGGACTGATGACCTCCTGGTTCTGGCTGATCGGCGCCATCGTGCTTTCGATCCTGCCGACCTTGATCAAGGATTCGCTCGGCGGCAACGAAATCGCCGTCACCGTCTATCTCGCGGTGTTTGCCGTCTCGATCGCCATCGGCTCGGCGATAGCAGCATGGATGTCGCAGGGGCGCATCGTGCTTCTGCCGGCCCCGGTCGGCACGGCGCTGCTGGCGCTGTTCGGCCTGCATCTGGCCTGGACCATATGGAGCATGCAGCCTTCGCCGAAGGCGCAAACCCTTGCCCTGTTCTTCGCCGGGCCAAACACGATCCGCGTAGCGATCGACCTCGCCGCCATGGCCATCGCCAGCGCCTTCCTCGTGGTGCCGACCTTCGCCGCCGTGCAGGCCTGGTCGCCGGAAGCGCGCCGCGCCCGCGTCGTCGCAGCGGTCAGCATCGTCAATGCCGGCTTCATGACGGTCGGCGGTATTGTTGTCGCCGTGATCCAGACGAAAGTCTCGACCGGCGGCATCCTGTTCGGCTTGGCCGTGGCCAACGCCGTCGCGGCCTGGCTGATGCTGAAATTCCTGCCGACCAACGCCTTCCGCGATTTCGTCTCGATCCTGTTCCGCGCCTTCCTGCGCCTGGAGGTCGAGGGCATGGAAAACCTCAAGGCGGCCGGCAAGGCGCCGATCCTGGCGCTCAACCATGTCAGCTTCCTCGACGGCCCACTGGCGCTGACGCTGACCGACGAGGAGCCGGTCTTCGCCATCGACTACGCCATCGCCCAGGCCTGGTGGATGAAACCGTTCATGAAGCTTGCTCGCGCCTTGCCGCTCAATCCGGCCAAGCCGATGTCGACCCGCACGCTGATCAAGATCGTGCAGGGTGGCGATCCGCTGGTCATCTTCCCCGAAGGCCGCATCACCGTCACCGGCGGGCTGATGAAGGTCTATGATGGCGCCGCCATGGTGGCGGACAAGACCGGCTCGATGGTCGTGCCGATCCGCATCGACGGGCTGGAGAAAAGCCCGTTCTCGCGGCTGACGTCGCAGCATGTGCGCCGCCGCCTGTTCCCGAAGGTCAAGGTGACCATACTGGAGCCGGTCAAGCTGCAAGTGCCGCCGGAACTGAAGGGCCGCAAGCGCCGCGCCGCGGCGGGTTCGGCACTCTATCAGGTCATGTCGGATCTCGTCTTCCGCACCCAGGACATCGACAAGACGGTGCTGGAAAAGATCATCCTGACGGCGAATGAACGCGGCATGAAACGGCTCGCCGTGCAGGATCCGGTCACCGGCTCACTGAGCTATGGCAAGCTGCTGACGGCGGCCGCCGTGCTTGGCGAGAAATTCCAGAACCTTTATGCCGGCCAGCAGACGCTCGGCATCATGCTGCCCAACGCCAACGGCTCATGCGCCACGCTGCTTGGCGTGATGTCGGCCGGCAAGGTGCCGGCGATGATCAACTTCACCGCGGGTGCCGCCAACATCCTGTCCGCCTGCAAGGCGGCCGAGGTGAGGACCGTGCTCACGTCCCGCGCCTTTGTCGAGCAGGCAAAACTCGGCGCGGTGGTCGAGGAGATCGGCCGGTCGGTTGACATCGTCTGGCTCGACGATCTGCGTGCAACCATGGGTCTCAAGGACAAGCTGCTTGGCCTGTTGCGCAAGTCGACGCCGCGCGCGCCGCGCAAGCCTGACGACCCGGCGGTGATCCTGTTCACTTCGGGCTCGGAAGGCACGCCGAAGGGCGTCGTGCTCACCCACCGCAACATACTGGCCAATGCCGCGCAGGCCGCCTCGCGCATCGACTTCCACTCGGGCGACAAGGTGTTCAACGTTTTGCCGATCTTCCATTCCTTCGGCATGACGGCCGGCACGGTGCTGCCGTTGATCTCGGGCGTGCCGGTCTATTTCTACCCGTCGCCGCTGCACTACCGCATCGTGCCGGAACTGATCTACGCATCCAACGCGACGATCATCTTCGGCACCGATACGTTCCTCAGCGGCTATGCGCGCACCGCGCACCCCTATGACTTCCGCTCGATACGCTATTGTTTTGCCGGCGCCGAACCGGTCAAGGCAGCGACGCGCATGACCTACATGGAGAAGTTCGGGGTGCGTATCCTCGAGGGCTACGGCGTGACCGAAGCGGCGCCGGTGATTGCCATCAACACGCCGATGTACAACAAGTCCGGCAGCGTCGGTAAAATCATGCCCGGGATGGAATACCGCCTGGATCCGGTACCCGGCGTCGATGAAGGCGGGCGTCTCTACGTGCGCGGCCCGAATGTCATGGCGGGTTATCTGCGCGCCGAGAAGCCGGGCGCGCTCGAACCGCTGGAGGACGGCTGGCATGACACCGGCGATGTCGTCTCGGTCGACGAGGGCGGCTTCATCACCATTCGCGGCCGCGCCAAGCGTTTCGCCAAGATCGGCGGCGAGATGATTTCGCTCGCCGCCGTCGAGGCGCTGGCCGGTGAAGTGTGGAAAGGCTCGTTGTCGGCGGTCGCTTCCGTGCCGGATGCGCGCAAGGGCGAGAAGCTCATTCTCATCACCGAGGCTCCCGGCGCCACACGTGCCGAGTTGCTTGCCTTCGCCAAGGCCAATGGCGCCATGGACCTGATGGTGCCAGCCGAAGTGCGCGTCGTCCCGAAAGTGCCGGTGCTCGGCTCCGGCAAGCTCGACTTCGCCGGCGTGACCAAGCTGGTGCGGGATGCGCCAGTAGCCAAGGTCGAGGCCGCCTGA
- a CDS encoding indolepyruvate oxidoreductase subunit beta family protein, with translation MLDAVPPFHAKAGAQDDERVIKLAVLAVGGQGGGVLADWITDVAERNGYVAQSTSVAGVAQRTGATIYYVEMARDTGRLPVFALSPSQGDVDILIAAELMEAGRAIIRGFVTPERTTLIASSHRIAAVSEKIEPGDGRASSSKVHATAEAASKRFIAFDMEKIAADNGSMISASLLGALAGSDALPFTRESYEQAIGAGGRGVKASLAAFGAAFDRARGTAAPVSKPAEPAIVESALGRVSGPQGLLQGWQALAARVDLMPVAIRDMALRGLRKVVDYQDIAYGREYLDRLDKAVALDSVDHAYALSIAAAKHLANALCYDDMIRVADLKTRSTRDRRVRKEVGVKDGSILQVTEYFHPRIEEFCGTLPAGLGSYIENRPKLAAFLDRRINHGRRIRTDSFAGFAALWFIGGLRRWRRSLLRHKVETAHLDRWYALALGYLPQDYALAVEILNCRRLIKGYSDTHVRAQSKFDRVLSALPMLKGRDDAADWIRRLREAALKDEKGDMLDGALKTVATL, from the coding sequence ATGCTTGACGCTGTCCCGCCATTCCACGCCAAGGCCGGCGCCCAGGATGACGAGCGTGTCATCAAGCTCGCCGTGCTGGCGGTCGGCGGCCAGGGCGGCGGCGTGCTGGCCGACTGGATCACCGATGTCGCCGAGCGCAATGGCTATGTCGCGCAGTCGACCTCGGTCGCCGGCGTGGCGCAGCGCACCGGCGCCACCATCTATTATGTCGAAATGGCCCGTGACACCGGCCGGCTGCCAGTCTTCGCGCTGTCGCCCTCGCAAGGCGATGTCGACATATTGATCGCGGCGGAACTGATGGAGGCCGGCCGCGCCATCATCCGTGGTTTCGTCACGCCCGAGCGCACCACGCTGATTGCTTCTTCGCACCGCATCGCCGCCGTGTCGGAAAAGATCGAGCCGGGCGACGGCCGGGCCTCGTCCTCCAAGGTGCATGCCACGGCGGAAGCGGCGTCCAAACGCTTCATAGCCTTCGACATGGAAAAGATCGCCGCCGACAACGGTTCGATGATCTCGGCCAGCCTGCTTGGCGCGCTGGCGGGGTCGGACGCGCTGCCTTTCACGCGCGAAAGCTACGAGCAGGCGATCGGTGCCGGCGGCCGTGGCGTCAAGGCCAGCCTCGCCGCCTTTGGCGCTGCGTTTGATCGCGCGCGCGGCACGGCGGCACCTGTGTCAAAGCCGGCAGAGCCGGCGATTGTCGAATCCGCCCTGGGGCGCGTCAGCGGCCCGCAAGGCCTCCTGCAGGGCTGGCAGGCGCTCGCCGCTCGCGTCGACCTGATGCCCGTGGCCATCCGCGATATGGCGCTTCGCGGCTTGCGAAAGGTCGTCGACTACCAGGACATCGCCTATGGGCGCGAGTATCTCGACCGGCTGGACAAGGCCGTCGCGCTGGACAGCGTCGACCATGCTTATGCGCTGTCCATCGCCGCCGCCAAGCATCTGGCCAACGCGCTGTGCTATGACGACATGATCCGCGTCGCCGATTTGAAGACGCGCTCGACGCGCGACAGGCGCGTGCGCAAGGAGGTCGGCGTCAAGGACGGCTCGATCCTGCAGGTCACCGAATATTTCCATCCTCGCATCGAGGAGTTCTGCGGCACGCTGCCCGCGGGGCTGGGCAGCTACATCGAGAACCGGCCGAAGCTTGCCGCCTTCCTCGACCGCCGCATCAACCACGGCCGCCGCATCCGCACCGACAGCTTTGCCGGCTTCGCGGCACTCTGGTTCATCGGCGGGCTGCGCCGCTGGCGGCGCAGCCTGCTGCGTCACAAGGTCGAGACCGCGCATCTCGATCGGTGGTACGCATTGGCACTTGGATATTTGCCCCAGGACTATGCGCTCGCCGTCGAAATCCTCAATTGCCGCCGGCTGATCAAGGGCTACAGCGACACCCATGTCCGGGCGCAGTCGAAATTCGACCGCGTGCTTTCCGCCCTTCCCATGCTCAAGGGCCGCGACGATGCCGCCGACTGGATCCGCCGCCTGCGCGAGGCGGCGCTGAAGGACGAAAAGGGCGACATGCTCGACGGTGCGCTGAAGACCGTGGCGACGCTCTGA
- a CDS encoding DUF1501 domain-containing protein, with amino-acid sequence MSLLCETPHPSRRAVLMTGGALFAWAYLPRFARAADNRDPRLIVIVLRGALDGLSAVGPVGDPDYAGLHGDIALSLAGPHAALPLDGFFAVNPAMPVFARLFKANQAAVVHAAATGYRERSHFDGQDVLESGFAGPGHVATGWLNRALESLPAGDRVATLGGLAVGPSTPLVIRGAAPVLGWAPQSLPAPAGDLAARVLDLYQHRDPVLAAALQKGLDAERMALDDQIGGNVMKPNVGAMKPKGGLDSAAGMRQAAQGAARLVAADDGPRVAALAFDGWDTHVNEGGASGRLATLLGGLDGAFEEFEKGLGERWRDTAIVAITEFGRTAQINGTVGTDHGTGTVVLLAGGAIKGGRVIADWPGLKPAQLYEQRDLAPTSDVRAVLKGLLADQFGLSAAVLSDKVFPESAAVKPMRDLIV; translated from the coding sequence ATGAGCCTGCTGTGTGAAACTCCCCATCCGTCCCGCCGCGCCGTGCTGATGACCGGCGGCGCGCTGTTTGCCTGGGCCTATCTGCCGCGCTTCGCCCGCGCCGCCGACAATCGTGACCCGCGCCTGATCGTTATCGTGCTGCGCGGCGCGCTCGACGGCCTGTCGGCGGTCGGTCCGGTCGGCGACCCCGACTATGCCGGCCTGCATGGTGACATCGCTTTGTCGCTCGCCGGCCCGCACGCAGCACTGCCGCTCGATGGTTTCTTCGCGGTCAATCCGGCGATGCCGGTCTTCGCGCGGCTGTTCAAGGCAAACCAGGCGGCGGTGGTGCATGCCGCAGCGACAGGCTATCGCGAACGCTCGCATTTCGACGGCCAGGATGTGCTGGAAAGCGGTTTCGCCGGTCCCGGCCATGTCGCCACCGGATGGCTCAACCGGGCGCTGGAGAGCCTGCCGGCGGGCGACCGCGTGGCAACGCTTGGCGGGCTGGCCGTCGGACCATCGACGCCGCTGGTGATCCGCGGCGCGGCTCCAGTGCTCGGCTGGGCGCCGCAATCGCTGCCGGCGCCGGCCGGCGACCTCGCGGCGCGGGTTCTCGACCTCTACCAGCATCGCGACCCAGTGCTGGCGGCGGCCCTGCAGAAGGGCCTCGATGCCGAGCGCATGGCGCTCGACGACCAGATCGGCGGCAATGTGATGAAGCCGAACGTCGGGGCGATGAAGCCGAAGGGCGGCCTCGACAGCGCCGCCGGCATGCGGCAGGCCGCGCAAGGTGCGGCCAGGCTTGTCGCGGCCGATGACGGGCCGCGCGTTGCAGCACTCGCTTTCGATGGCTGGGACACGCATGTCAACGAAGGCGGCGCGAGCGGCCGGCTCGCCACGCTGCTCGGCGGCCTCGACGGCGCCTTCGAGGAATTCGAGAAGGGTCTTGGCGAGCGCTGGAGGGATACGGCGATCGTCGCCATCACCGAGTTCGGGCGCACGGCGCAGATCAATGGCACGGTCGGCACCGATCACGGCACCGGCACGGTGGTGCTGCTCGCCGGCGGCGCGATCAAGGGCGGCCGCGTCATCGCCGACTGGCCGGGATTGAAGCCGGCTCAGCTCTATGAACAGCGCGATCTGGCACCGACCAGCGATGTCAGGGCGGTGTTGAAGGGCCTGCTCGCCGACCAGTTCGGTCTTTCGGCAGCCGTGCTCAGTGACAAGGTGTTTCCAGAATCAGCGGCAGTGAAGCCTATGCGGGACCTCATCGTATGA
- a CDS encoding indolepyruvate ferredoxin oxidoreductase subunit alpha gives MAERSFAKEVEKLRLGAGEEFAGEGILAITKALLQCGVGYVGGYQGAPISHLMDVLADAQDILGELGVHFEASASEATATAMLAASVHYPIRGAATFKSTVGTNVASDALANLASGGVTGGALIIVGEDYGEGSSIMQERSHAFAMKSQVWLLDPRPNLPSIVKAVEDGFELSEISNTPVMLQVRIRCCHVHGHFIAKDNKRPPMTVADALEAPRRDTGRIVLPPASFLHEKEKVAKRWPAAVDFIAKNRINEFFGSDHGSVGIVMQGGMYNSVIRALQRLGLADTYGETDVPLYVLNAVYPLIDDEFLSFCEGKQAVLVVEEGQPNYIEQAFAAMLHKAGRGTRLVGKEYLPMAGEYTGQVMLDGIGAFLRAEAPHLLPGEVRAPNKVGEGVDTADLINVVPGRPPGFCIGCPERPIFAATKLVEQELGKHHIASDIGCHLFSIMPPFELGATTMGYGLGPASASAFNSPDAKRRSISFVGDGGFWHNGLTSSIGNAVFNKNDGVIVIVDNFYSAATGGQDILSSRAGNKTKSTKHPITEAVKGMGVKWLRHVDRTYDVGKMQDTLREALTTEEKGPKVIVASSECMLNRQRREKPLVDKAIKGGERVVKPKFGVDEDICTGDHACMRLSGCPSLSVKSLDDPLRDDPVASIDQSCVGCGNCGEVADAAVLCPSFYRADVVHNPSRWDRFLESTRRAVISLLQRRRESRRLTFADA, from the coding sequence ATGGCCGAACGGTCTTTTGCCAAGGAAGTCGAAAAGCTGCGGCTTGGCGCCGGCGAGGAGTTTGCCGGTGAAGGCATCCTCGCCATCACCAAGGCGCTGCTGCAATGCGGCGTTGGCTATGTCGGCGGCTACCAGGGCGCGCCGATCAGCCATCTGATGGACGTGCTGGCCGACGCGCAGGACATTCTGGGCGAGCTCGGCGTGCATTTCGAGGCGAGCGCCTCGGAAGCCACCGCCACCGCCATGCTCGCCGCCTCGGTGCATTATCCCATTCGTGGCGCGGCGACCTTCAAATCGACCGTCGGCACCAATGTCGCCTCCGATGCGCTCGCCAACCTCGCCTCCGGCGGCGTCACCGGCGGCGCGCTGATCATCGTCGGCGAGGATTATGGCGAGGGCTCCTCGATCATGCAGGAGCGCAGCCATGCCTTCGCCATGAAGAGCCAGGTCTGGCTGCTTGATCCTCGCCCCAACCTGCCGTCGATCGTCAAGGCGGTGGAGGACGGCTTCGAACTGTCCGAGATTTCCAACACGCCGGTCATGCTGCAGGTGCGCATCCGCTGCTGCCATGTGCACGGCCACTTCATCGCCAAGGACAACAAGCGCCCGCCGATGACGGTGGCCGATGCGCTGGAAGCACCGCGCCGCGACACCGGCCGCATCGTGCTGCCACCCGCCTCCTTCCTGCATGAGAAGGAGAAGGTGGCGAAGCGCTGGCCGGCGGCGGTCGATTTCATCGCCAAGAACAGGATCAACGAATTCTTCGGTTCGGATCACGGCTCGGTCGGTATCGTCATGCAGGGCGGCATGTACAATTCGGTCATCCGCGCGCTGCAGCGTCTCGGCCTTGCCGACACCTATGGCGAGACGGACGTGCCGCTCTACGTGCTCAACGCCGTCTATCCCTTGATCGACGACGAGTTCCTGTCCTTCTGCGAAGGCAAGCAGGCGGTGCTGGTCGTCGAGGAAGGCCAGCCCAATTACATCGAGCAGGCCTTCGCGGCGATGCTGCACAAGGCCGGGCGTGGCACCCGATTGGTCGGCAAGGAATATCTGCCGATGGCCGGAGAATATACCGGCCAGGTCATGCTCGACGGCATCGGTGCTTTCCTGCGCGCCGAGGCGCCGCATCTGCTTCCGGGCGAGGTGCGCGCGCCCAACAAGGTCGGCGAGGGCGTCGACACAGCCGATCTTATCAACGTCGTGCCGGGCAGGCCGCCGGGCTTCTGCATCGGCTGTCCGGAGCGGCCGATCTTCGCCGCGACAAAACTGGTCGAACAGGAACTCGGCAAGCACCACATCGCGTCCGATATCGGCTGTCACCTGTTCTCGATCATGCCGCCTTTCGAACTCGGCGCCACCACCATGGGCTACGGGCTGGGGCCGGCCTCGGCCTCGGCGTTCAATTCGCCCGATGCCAAGCGTCGCTCGATCTCCTTCGTCGGCGATGGCGGCTTCTGGCACAACGGCCTCACCTCCTCGATCGGCAATGCCGTGTTCAACAAGAATGACGGCGTCATCGTCATCGTCGACAATTTCTATTCGGCCGCCACTGGCGGGCAGGACATCCTGTCCTCGCGCGCGGGGAACAAGACCAAGTCGACGAAGCATCCGATCACCGAAGCGGTGAAGGGCATGGGCGTCAAATGGCTGCGCCATGTCGACCGCACCTACGATGTCGGCAAGATGCAGGACACGCTGCGCGAAGCGCTGACGACGGAAGAGAAGGGACCGAAGGTCATCGTCGCCTCGTCCGAATGCATGCTCAACCGCCAGCGCCGCGAAAAGCCGCTGGTCGACAAGGCGATCAAGGGTGGCGAGCGAGTCGTAAAGCCGAAGTTCGGTGTTGACGAGGACATCTGCACTGGCGACCACGCCTGCATGCGGCTCTCCGGCTGCCCGTCGCTGTCGGTGAAGTCGCTTGACGATCCGCTGCGTGACGATCCGGTGGCATCTATCGACCAGAGCTGCGTCGGCTGCGGCAATTGCGGTGAAGTGGCTGATGCCGCCGTGCTGTGCCCGTCCTTCTACCGCGCCGATGTCGTGCACAATCCGAGCCGCTGGGACCGTTTCCTGGAATCCACGCGTCGCGCGGTGATCAGCCTTCTGCAGCGACGCCGCGAAAGCCGGCGCCTGACCTTCGCCGATGCTTGA
- a CDS encoding phytoene desaturase family protein, with translation MKAPDHIIVGSGINALVCAAVLGGKGAKVLVLERNDRIGGCMRTEEITAPGFIHDVMATTFVLFIISPAFAALGGDLARHGLEFCHTGTPTGVLTPDGSHAVLATDRAANVAALNAIAAGDGDRHADDVGGIERNAGLLFGLLGGSLWSYPTAKLLAGDAWRRGPRGLAAFLGEALAPARGWLESTYQSETIRALWAPWVLHAGLGPEDAFSGQIAKVIAFALEAAGAPIVKGGAKNLLSAFEALITERGGVIATEADVTSIILAGGRATGVRLASGETVHARKSVICSVTPTQLYGRLLGSEAPKADIEATRKYRYGKGNFQIHYALDKPPVWRGGGLDKVALLHLTPGLDGVSKACNEAVRGLLPEVPTICVGQPHALDPSRCPEGKAILWLQLPEAPRHIKGDAAGKLQAPADGQWTDALREAYADRAEAILASHIDGFKDNVIARRAYSPADLEAMNINLVGGDPYGGSSTIDQSFLWRPFKTSHNHKTGIKNLYHIGASTHPGAGLGGGSGFLLAGRL, from the coding sequence ATGAAAGCGCCCGATCACATCATCGTCGGCAGCGGCATCAATGCGCTGGTCTGCGCGGCGGTGCTTGGCGGCAAGGGTGCCAAGGTGCTCGTCCTCGAACGCAACGACCGCATCGGCGGCTGTATGCGCACCGAGGAGATCACTGCGCCCGGCTTCATCCATGATGTGATGGCGACGACCTTCGTGCTGTTCATCATCTCGCCGGCCTTTGCGGCATTGGGCGGCGACCTCGCCCGGCACGGGCTGGAGTTCTGCCACACCGGCACGCCGACAGGCGTGCTCACCCCCGACGGCAGCCATGCGGTGCTCGCCACCGACCGCGCCGCCAATGTCGCCGCCCTCAATGCGATCGCGGCGGGTGATGGCGACCGGCATGCCGACGATGTCGGCGGCATCGAGCGCAATGCCGGCCTGCTGTTCGGCCTGCTCGGCGGCAGCCTGTGGTCCTATCCGACGGCCAAGCTTTTGGCCGGCGATGCCTGGCGGCGCGGCCCGCGCGGCCTTGCCGCCTTTCTCGGCGAGGCGCTGGCGCCGGCACGCGGCTGGCTGGAAAGCACCTACCAGTCCGAAACCATCCGCGCGCTCTGGGCGCCCTGGGTGTTGCATGCCGGGCTTGGGCCGGAAGACGCCTTCTCCGGCCAGATCGCCAAGGTGATCGCCTTCGCGCTGGAGGCGGCCGGCGCCCCTATCGTCAAGGGCGGGGCGAAGAACCTGCTGTCAGCCTTCGAGGCGCTGATCACCGAGCGTGGCGGTGTCATCGCCACTGAAGCGGATGTTACCTCCATCATCCTGGCTGGTGGTCGCGCCACCGGTGTGCGGCTGGCCTCGGGTGAAACGGTGCATGCGAGGAAGAGCGTCATCTGCTCGGTCACGCCGACGCAGCTTTATGGCCGGCTGCTAGGCAGCGAGGCGCCCAAAGCCGATATCGAGGCAACGCGGAAATACCGATACGGCAAAGGCAATTTCCAGATCCACTACGCCCTCGACAAGCCGCCGGTGTGGCGCGGCGGAGGGCTGGACAAGGTGGCGCTGCTGCATCTGACGCCGGGCCTGGATGGGGTGTCGAAAGCCTGCAACGAGGCAGTGCGCGGCTTGCTGCCGGAAGTGCCGACCATCTGCGTCGGCCAGCCGCATGCGCTCGACCCGTCGCGCTGTCCGGAGGGCAAGGCGATCCTCTGGCTGCAACTGCCCGAGGCGCCGCGCCACATCAAGGGCGATGCCGCCGGCAAGCTGCAGGCCCCGGCTGACGGGCAATGGACCGACGCATTGCGCGAGGCCTATGCCGACCGCGCCGAAGCGATCCTCGCCAGCCATATTGACGGCTTCAAGGACAATGTCATTGCGCGCCGCGCCTATTCCCCAGCCGACCTCGAAGCGATGAACATCAATCTGGTCGGCGGCGATCCCTATGGCGGTTCCTCGACCATCGACCAGTCCTTCCTGTGGCGGCCGTTCAAGACCAGCCACAACCACAAGACCGGCATCAAGAACCTATACCATATCGGCGCCTCGACCCATCCGGGCGCGGGTCTCGGCGGCGGTTCCGGCTTTCTTCTGGCGGGGAGGCTGTGA
- a CDS encoding MarR family winged helix-turn-helix transcriptional regulator, giving the protein MEQKVAEKRQRISTLGQIGLQQFAPYLMNRIMGRYNATLRDDFRKQGLTIPQVRTLAVLSVTDGVTVNDLSVYTVIEQSTLSRTLDTLEGQGFVRREQGVTDSRIRHVFLTDEGRAEFTRAWPAMHDAFEAMFEGIDDAEYAALIATLLKMLKNIRKHDI; this is encoded by the coding sequence ATGGAACAGAAGGTCGCGGAAAAGCGCCAGCGCATTTCGACCCTCGGCCAGATCGGCCTGCAGCAATTCGCGCCCTATCTGATGAACCGCATCATGGGCCGCTACAACGCCACTTTGCGCGACGATTTCCGCAAGCAGGGCCTGACCATTCCGCAGGTGCGCACGCTGGCTGTCCTATCGGTCACCGATGGCGTCACCGTCAACGACCTATCGGTCTACACGGTCATCGAACAGTCGACCTTGAGCCGCACGCTCGACACCCTGGAGGGGCAAGGCTTCGTGCGGCGCGAGCAGGGCGTCACCGACAGCCGCATCCGCCATGTCTTCCTCACCGATGAGGGCCGCGCCGAGTTCACCCGTGCCTGGCCGGCCATGCATGACGCCTTCGAGGCGATGTTCGAGGGTATCGACGATGCCGAATATGCAGCACTGATCGCCACGCTTTTGAAGATGCTGAAAAACATTCGCAAGCACGACATCTAA